A single region of the Silene latifolia isolate original U9 population chromosome 8, ASM4854445v1, whole genome shotgun sequence genome encodes:
- the LOC141595473 gene encoding uncharacterized protein LOC141595473 — MGLSLVDTFFDNILLSHEILHHISNKRFGKRGLSAVKVDMSKAYDRLDWNFIKCTLLSMKFPSKFVDLIMNCVTTVSYEVLINGSSGKSFRPKAGIRQGDPLSSYLFALCTEVLSQLLCDAQDKKLIKGIRISREAPPISHLLFADDSIFFMDARASDCGALMVFLNQYGDAPGQRINEAKTTITTSPNCTLRNYRDCLKILKAPGNKGMGKYLGLPTDFGASKKEIFAMVIDKVRSRIQSWNNNYLSSAGRLTLINSVLSSLSVFSLSVFKMPVSVSSKINSLLSQFWRGGTIMKRSLHWCSNLFISASKSGGGLSIRNIGCLNQSLLAEIGWKILVNPTSLISKVLGPKFKLSPDTIFSSSFATTGTRSWGERGIRWGIQLLRENLAWQVGFPSLLDVWKDKWIYGLSLGQLLGLSDHEINEKPSLNVCQLQTAIGDWDVDAVFSICGNIMAPYILALPLAAEDFDDSLYWTLIKTDKWKTFLWKLLSNSLPIGTEASKRNLPWSYQCKLAASFDNHLESLEHLFRDRSITSHIRRVPIRHSHSNGAIFLFNHGASAGWLFQDSHGVVFHTGQFRFWPGSALQAEATTFFHALRDATNRGFWHIDAQTDCLRLVLHLADCTEVQQELKTLLRSIFHVLASCHCCSISHCPRILNRTAHRLATSAMR; from the exons ATGGGTTTGTCCCTAGTCGACACATTCTTTGATAACATTTTACTGTCACATGAAATCTTGCATCATATCTCTAATAAGCGTTTTGGAAAGAGAGGTCTTAGTGCTGTTAAAGTGGATATGAGCAAGGCCTATGATCGTTTGGATTGGAATTTTATTAAATGCACTCTTCTTTCCATGAAGTTTCCGTCTAAATTTGTTGATCTTATCATGAATTGTGTCACTACGGTCTCTTATGAAGTTTTGATCAATGGCTCCTCAGGAAAGAGTTTTAGACCAAAGGCTGGTATTCGTCAGGGGGATCCTCTTTCTTCGTATCTCTTTGCTTTGTGTACGGAAGTTTTATCTCAATTACTATGTGATGCACAAGACAAAAAACTGATAAAGGGTATCCGAATTTCGCGTGAGGCTCCCCCTATTTCGCATTTGCTTTTTGCTGACGATTCAATTTTCTTTATGGATGCTAGGGCCTCGGATTGTGGAGCCCTAATGGTATTCTTAAATCAATATGGGGATGCGCCTGGTCAACGCATAAATGAGGCTAAGACTACTATAACTACGAGTCCTAATTGCACTCTTAGAAATTATCGGGATTGTCTAAAAATCTTAAAGGCACCTGGAAATAAAGGCATGGGTAAGTATTTGGGGTTACCGACAGATTTTGGGGCCtcaaagaaggagatttttgctatggttattgataaggttCGATCAAGAATTCAAAGCTGGAATAATAATTACTTATCATCGGCTGGACGACTGACTCTCATTAATTCAGTTCTCTCTTCGCTTTCTGTTTTCTCTCTATCGGTATTTAAAATGCCGGTAAGTGTGAGTTCGAAGATTAATTCTCTTCTCTCACAGTTTTGGAGGGGTGGAACTATTATGAAGAGAAGTCTTCACTGGTGTAGTAATCTTTTTATTAGTGCTTCGAAATCTGGCGGTGGTCTTAGCATTCGTAATATTGGATGTCTTAATCAAAGCCTTTTAGCCGAAATTGGATGGAAAATCTTGGTCAATCCTACTAGCCTCATTAGCAAAGTTCTTGGACCAAAATTTAAACTAAGCCCTGACACTATTTTCAGCTCATCATTTgctacaacagggactcgatcttGGGGAGAACGTGGAATTCGCTGGGGTATTCAATTGTTACGAGAAAATTTGGCTTGGCAAGTTGGTTTTCCATCCCTTCTTGATGTTTGGAAGGATAAATGGATTTATGGATTGTCTTTGGGTCAACTTCTTGGCCTTTCTGATCATGAAATCAATGAGAAGCCATCCCTTAATGTGTGTCAATTGCAAACTGCTATTGGTGATTGGGATGTTGATGCCGTTTTTTCTATTTGTGGCAATATTATGGCCCCTTACATTCTTGCACTTCCTCTTGCTGCTGAAGACTTTGATGATAGTCTTTATTGGACCTTAATAAAAACG GACAAATGGAAAACTTTCCTTTGGAAACTTTTGTCCAACTCTCTTCCTATTGGTACTGAAGCTAGTAAAAGAAATCTTCCATGGAGTTATCAGTGCAAACTAGCTGCCTCTTTTGATAATCACTTGGAATCTTTAGAACATCTATTTCGTGATCGCTCGATTACATCACACATCAGGCGGGTTCCCATTAGGCATTCGCATTCTAATGGCGCAATATTTCTATTCAATCATGG GGCATCTGCTGGGTGGCTTTTTCAGGATTCGCATGGAGTCGTCTTTCATACTGGGCAATTTCGTTTTTGGCCAGGCTCTGCTTTACAAGCTGAAGCTACGACTTTTTTTCATGCTCTCAGGGATGCAACTAATCGAGGCTTCTGGCACATTGACGCTCAAACTGACTGTCTACGTCTTGTTCTTCATCTAGCTGACTGCACGGAGGTGCAACAAGAGCTCAAGACACTTTTACGTTCTATTTTTCATGTACTTGCTTCCTGTCATTGTTGTTCCATAAGTCACTGTCCAAGAATCTTAAATCGGACTGCTCATCGTCTAGCGACTTCAGCTATGCGATGA